In Halobacteriovorax marinus SJ, the following proteins share a genomic window:
- the truA gene encoding tRNA pseudouridine(38-40) synthase TruA → MKFFYNAEVHYNGENYFGWQKQKNFKTIQDTIEDALRVIAPSEKIRTMGSSRTDTGVHSRANVCFIQIQEDLEPHELTKKLNQELPNDIRITKCERTYRHFKVVYFAKRKQYLYIFKINNSDHSTFYHSIEENLDIEKMKEAAKVFIGTHDFRNFCHKVSENVDKKREIFECKIIEDQDFISENNCHGSYALVIEGSGFLKQMVRIIMGSLINIGLGKTTLSQIQEALVSTEFKKTGFIAPGGGLYLNEIEFIRDPFKGPKSKKKKS, encoded by the coding sequence TTCAAGACACGATAGAAGATGCCCTAAGAGTCATTGCTCCATCAGAGAAAATTCGTACAATGGGCTCCAGTAGAACCGATACAGGAGTTCACTCTAGGGCCAATGTCTGCTTTATTCAAATTCAAGAAGATCTAGAGCCACATGAGCTTACAAAGAAACTTAACCAAGAATTACCAAACGACATAAGAATTACTAAATGTGAGAGAACATATCGTCACTTTAAAGTTGTCTACTTTGCAAAGAGAAAACAATACCTCTATATTTTTAAAATAAATAATAGTGACCACTCAACTTTCTATCATAGTATTGAAGAGAATCTAGATATTGAAAAAATGAAAGAGGCCGCAAAAGTATTTATAGGTACACACGACTTTAGAAATTTCTGTCATAAAGTTAGTGAGAATGTAGATAAGAAGAGAGAAATCTTTGAATGTAAAATCATTGAAGATCAAGACTTCATCTCAGAAAATAATTGCCACGGTAGCTACGCTCTTGTTATTGAAGGTAGTGGCTTCTTAAAGCAAATGGTGAGAATCATTATGGGCTCACTAATCAATATCGGCTTAGGTAAAACGACGCTCTCTCAAATTCAGGAAGCCCTAGTTTCAACTGAGTTTAAAAAAACCGGTTTTATTGCTCCTGGAGGCGGGCTCTATTTGAATGAAATTGAGTTTATACGAGACCCCTTCAAAGGCCCGAAATCAAAGAAGAAGAAATCATGA
- a CDS encoding class I SAM-dependent methyltransferase produces the protein MKAIKKYFNNLFFLKNAPPIFEKTYQSMNKSKAYRDYCEKVHGTSFSCWNTLSPLQLNFLEEYFETKRPKSFLDIGSGNGELTKYLSKKYSAKATGIDFATMPNSSKEVEFIRDQFLNTSFNKKYEFIISNDSFYMITSYKKYLRKCLSLLENNSHMIILFSLVNEKFDKSPLRKALDSLQLNYEIKDFTADDYEFWKKSQSILEQTNQAFVDESQFSLWNIKKKEADKNIQLHNSNNIQRLGLVIQRG, from the coding sequence ATGAAGGCCATCAAGAAATATTTTAATAATTTATTCTTTTTAAAAAACGCTCCCCCAATCTTTGAAAAAACTTATCAGAGTATGAATAAGTCCAAGGCCTATAGAGACTACTGTGAAAAGGTTCATGGAACTTCCTTTAGTTGCTGGAATACATTATCACCTCTTCAACTCAACTTCTTAGAAGAATATTTTGAAACAAAGAGACCAAAATCTTTTCTAGATATTGGAAGTGGTAATGGAGAGCTTACCAAATATCTTTCTAAGAAATATAGCGCTAAGGCCACGGGCATAGACTTTGCGACTATGCCAAACTCAAGTAAGGAAGTTGAATTTATAAGAGATCAATTCTTAAATACTTCTTTTAATAAAAAGTATGAATTTATCATCTCAAATGATTCCTTCTATATGATTACAAGCTATAAGAAATATCTAAGGAAATGTTTATCTCTACTAGAGAATAATTCACACATGATTATTCTCTTCTCTCTAGTTAATGAGAAGTTTGATAAATCTCCTCTAAGAAAGGCCCTAGACTCTCTCCAATTAAATTATGAAATTAAAGACTTCACTGCTGACGATTATGAATTCTGGAAAAAGTCCCAAAGCATTCTAGAGCAAACGAACCAAGCTTTTGTAGATGAATCTCAGTTTTCACTTTGGAATATAAAAAAGAAGGAAGCTGACAAAAATATTCAACTTCATAACTCCAATAATATTCAACGCTTGGGCCTTGTGATTCAGAGAGGATAA